In the genome of Nomascus leucogenys isolate Asia chromosome 12, Asia_NLE_v1, whole genome shotgun sequence, the window GAATTAGAAAGTTAGAAAGTTCAAATAGCTTTATATTagggtttctcttttttttttttttgagacggagtctcgctctgtcacccaggctggagtgccgtggcgcgatctcggctcactgcaagctccgcctcccgggttcacgccattctcctgcctcagcctcccgagtagctgagactacaggcgcccaccatcacacctggctaatttttttgtatttttagtagagacggggtttcatcatgttaaccaggatggtctcgatctcctgacctcgtgatccgcccacctcggcctcccaaagtgctgggattacaggcgtgagccactgcacccggccctaatattagggtttctcaacctcagcactgttgATATTTGGGTTGGATAATTATGGGGGAgggctgtcctgtgtattgtaGGGTACTGagcagtatccctggcctctactgaCTAAATGCCAGAATGACCACCCAGTTGTAACAACCCCAAATGTCTCCAGATGTTACCAAATGTCCCCTAAGGGAGGGATAAAATCACCACTGCCCTATATCATTAAAGAAattgagccaggcacggtggctcatgcctgtaatcccagtactttgggaggctggggcgggcagatcacctgaggtcacgagttcgagaccatcctgaccaatatggagaaaccccgtctctactcaaaatacaaaattagccaaacgtggtggcacatgcctgtaatcccagctactcgggaggctgaggcaggagaattgcttgaacctgggaggcggaggttgtgatgaaccaagatgcgccattgcactccagcctgggcaacaagaaggaaactccatctcaaaaaaaaaaaaaaaaaaaaaaaaaaaggccgggcgcggtggctcatgcctataatcccagcactttgggaggccgaggcaggcagatcacctgaggtcaggagatcgacaccatcctggctaacatggtgaaaccgtctctactaaaaaatataaaaaattagccgggcgtggtggcaggtgcctgtagtcccagctactcgggaggctgaggcaggagaatggtgtgaacccgggaggtggagcttgcagtgagccgagatcgcaccactgcactccagcctgggcgacagagcgagactcctcaaaaaaagaaaaaaaaaaagaaaagaaattgagaagttggttaatgggtacaaaaatacggttagagagaaggaataaattctagtatttgatagtaaaGTAgggaaattataattataaataatttagtgtatattttaaaatatttagaagaattaTGATGATCCCACCACAAAGATAAATGTttgtgtttgaggtgatggatatcccaatccCTTCATAATTGATCACTATACGtcgtatacatgtatcaaaatatcacatgtactcccaaaatatgtacaattattatatatcaataaaaatcaacagcctggccaacatggtgaaacccggtctctactaaaaatacaaaagaaaaaaaaattagcgaggtgcggtggcgggtgcctgtaatcctagctactcaggaggctgaggcaggaaaatcacttgaacctgagaggtggaggttgcagtgagccgagatcatgccattgcactccagcctaggcaacaagaaggaaactccatctcaaaaaaagaaaaaattaaaaaaaaaaaaaagaaaatagaagtgaaGGGACATTTcctaaattcattttatgaggccagcattgccGATATCAGAATCAAAGAAAGACTTCATAAGAAGAAAAAGCTGCAGGCAAATACGACTCATTAACTAAGACCCAAGAATCccaacaatatttaaaaagaatactgtatcatcggctgggcacagtggctcatacctgtaatcccagcactttgggaggccgagatggatggatcacctgaggtcaggagttcaagaccagattggccaacatggcaaaaccctgtctctactaaaaatataaaaattagctgggcatggtggcctgcacctgtagtctcagctactcaggaggctgaggcagaagaattgcttgaacccgagaggtatgggttgcagtaagccaaaattgtgccactgcactgcagcctgggtgacagagcaagactctgtctaaaagaagaaaaatactgtatttgtatCATGAATTAATGTGTTTTTTACAAGAATACAAAGTTGGTTCATGTTGAAAAGTCAGTCAATATGATTCATCATAGTAATGgaataaagaagtaaaactggCTGagcgcaggggctcacacctaatcacagcactttgggaggtgggcggatcacctgagatcaggagttggagaccagcctggccaacacagtgaaactccatctctaccaaaaatacaaaaattagccgggcgtggtggcgcatgcctgtgataacagctactcaggaggctgaggcagaagaattgcttgaacctaggaggcggaggttgcagtgagccaagatggcaccactgcactccagcctggtaacagagcgaaactgtcaaaaaaaaaaaggagtaaaactgtatgattatcttaatagaaaaaaaaaaaaccttaaggaAAATCAACAActatcatgattttttaaaatctcagcaaactaggaacagAAGGGAACTTTCTAAACCTAAGAAAGGACATCTATACAcatgcaggtgcacacacacaaatctacagctaacatcatataaAATGGTGAAGTACTGAATGCTTTCTTCTTAAGAAtggaaacaaggcaaggatgtctacCATCACCACTTACATTCAACtgtgtactggaagtcctagccagtggaataaagcaaagaaaaaaaaaagggatatagatagaaaagaaagaagttaaagtgtctttatttacaaaagacaTGACCATATGcatagaaaacctgaatagatTTCCAAAAAGTTATCAAAAGTAATAATTGAGTTTAGGAAGGTCTCAGGATACAAGGTCAAcagaaaaaatcaattatattttaatatactagaatttttcttttgagacagaatctcactgtgttgcccagcctggagtgcagtggcatgatctcagttcactgcaacctctgcctcctgggttcaagttattctcctgcctcagcctcttaagtagctgggattacaggcatgcgccaccatgcccaactaatttttgtatttttagtagaggctgggtttcaccacgttggcctggctggctggtctccaactcctgatctcaggtgatccacccacctcggcctcccaagtgctaggattacaggcatgagccacagtgccggCCAGcctttttcttgaaaaatgaacaaaatgagcctgtcacttcaaggaaaataaCTGACAGTGTTTGTTGCCAATAAGAAAATTCCAAAATTCCACATTCAAATGCCAAATAAGAAAAAGCTTTCGGCTGGGggcagcgtgagccaccgcgccaggccaagttttgtattatttttcttaactatgTCTTCTCAAATTGTGGAAGCGTTAGGCCCCACATTTGACATCACCAGTAGGGATCCAGTGGAGAGGAGGGACGTGATCagaaactgtgtttttttttttttttttttttttttgagacggagtctcgctctgtcgcccaggctggagtggagtggcgcaatctcggctcactgcaagctccgcctcccgggttcacgccattctcttgcctcagcctctccgagtagctgggactacaggcgcccgccaccacgcccggctaattttttgtatttttagtagagacggggtttcaccgtggtctcgatctcctgacctcgtgatccacccgcctcggcctcccaaagtgctgggattacaagcgtgagccaccgcgcccggccagaaactgTGTTTTTAAATGATCATTCAACAGCCAATTATCAGGGTGGGTAGGAGTGAGGCAGGGAgattggctgggattacaggcgttgttaccagaaaggggtcccgatccagaccccaagagaggttcatggatctcgcacaagaaagaattcagggcgagtccgcAATGCAAAGTGAGAGCAAGTTTATTAAAGtacaagaataaaagaatggataTTCCATAGatagagcagccccaagggctgctggttgcccatttttatggttatttcttgatggtacgctaaacaaggggtgggttattcacgcctcctcttttttttttttttttttttgagacggagtctcggtttgtcgcccaggctggagtgcagtggcgcgatctcggcttactgcaagctccgcctcccgggttcacgccattctcctccctcagcttcccaagtagctgggactacaaggcgccAGCAacgtcgcccggctaatttttcgtatttttggtacagacggggtttcactgtgttagccaggagggtctcgagcttctgacctcgtgatctgctcccctcggcctctcaaagtgctgggattacaggcgtgagccaccacgcccggccgggtCCTGAAACTTAAGCTTCATTCGTTTCACTGCAAATCTGCTTCTGCCTACAAGTCTGGTCTTATTTTCCTCTAAGGATCTTCCTCCATGCAATTTCGGCCTAGGAGGCCCTTCCCGCCCCTTTTCGCCTAGCTAACTCTTTCGGTACTAAACCACCAGCTCCTAATCCTCCCTGATCCCCCAAGTGGGCTAGGGGCTTCTTTGGAGTCCCTCGCACTGCTCTAAGCATCTAGGCAGAGTCATCATTCCGGGTGCCAGGTTGCTCTTTTTCCAGCAGCTTTCAGGGGACCCCTGGCTGGGCGGAGTCTGTAGAGGCGCGCGGAGTCCTGGGAGAGCGTCAGATGTATTTCCTTCCCCTTTTTTCGCTCGTGTCCCGCCGGGTGGCGCTCACCACCTCCCCGGAACACGCGAGTCTCCCGTCGCGGTTCCGGTCGGAATTACCCAGTGGCGCACGCCGACATGGCTGCACTGACACTGAGGGGTGTCAGGGAGCTGCTGAAGCGTTTGGACTTCGCGACGGTCCCGCGGAGACATCGATATAAGAAGAAATGGGTAAGGTCCGGCTGGGGGCGCAGGAGGGAAAAGTGAGGATGGAAACTTCTCCAGTCTTTCCGTTTCCCGGCCCTCTAGAACGCCTAGCGTCTTTCCCAAGCACTCCACGGAGCGTCCCTGGGCACCTCCGTCTCTCGCCTTTTCCATCACCGCCTCTGTCCGCACTCTATGTCCCGAGCGTTAGTCTCCCACTTGTTACGTCTGCAGTCTCCTGACTCCGCCCCTCTAAGTTGCGTCATCACCTTCGCCTTCATTCTTTTAGTGATGTCACCGTCTCTTGTTCCCCAGTTGTGTCCACCTACCTTTCTGTCCCCCACTCCCCCTtttacttccctccctcccctccccctttcccttgCCCATTCTTCCCCCACATGacttctcctcctttcctcatTGATTTTCCAGCCCGGTCGCCCTCACCCCTCGGAAAATACCGTAGCGACCTTGCCTGCACTCCTGGGTCTCCGCCTTGCAGGAAAGGATTCAGCCCCTTCCTCAACCTCGAGCTGCCTCTGGCGACCGGGAAAGGTTACAGCGACCACCCTGTCCATACTGCCGGCCCAAACCCTGGCAAAAGGTGCAACGAATCCTCTCATCCTCTGGACTCTCCCTGCTTCTCCAGAGACCCTTTTTCTTGCCTCACTGGAAGCCCTGGAATTTCTTCTATGACCGGCACatccccctgcccaccccagccgATTCCCTCGCCACCTCCACCATCTCTTCCACCCCCACAACCTTCCTCGCACTCAGGGAGATGTTCTTTTGAGTCCTCTTCCCCACTCCTGGAAAGGACCTACTGCCGCGAGCCCTGCCACTCGGGTTCCCCACTCTCCGGCCCTTATTTTGAGCAGTTCAGTATGCCGGGGTCACCCCCTCTCTGTCAGCGGACCCCTTATTGCAGCTGGATGAGTCCCTCGAGAATGCGGCGTCCCTGTCTTCAAGGCACGTACTTTGACCAGCACACTAATCTCTGTTACTCTAGCGGATGCCCTTCAGCTTTTGGAACCAGGCCGGCAACCTCCTTTCCCCTTGCTCATCAGTCCCCGGGAACGAGCCCAGTGACCTCCCCTCAGCTCACTCATGTACCCTTGGAAACTGGACCCATGATTTCGCCTCCTCCTACACGTAGGACCCCGGGAACTTGCCTCACGATTTCACCTCCTCTTGCTCGCCGGCCGGTGGAAACTAGTCCTATGGCCTCTCCAACCCCTTCTCACAGAGTTTTGGAAACTGGGCTGATGATCTCTCTGCCCTCTCACTGGTCCTCAGGGAGAAGTTATAATGACCCCCTTCTCTCTCCAGCATCTTCCCCACCTACTGGCAGCTTTTACCATGGCAGCCTTAAGCCTCTAGACTCTTTTGAACCCAAACCACAGCTTGACCTGCCCCTTGAGAAAAATTGTTGTGGCTCCCCACTCTCTTCTCAGGCAGGCATGCCTGGCTCTCCCAGCTCACCTCAGGAGGGCTCTTATCATTACTCCCATCTTTCCTCAGAGGCCTACATGCCTACCCCTGGGAGTCCTTGCTATGCCATCTGCCTGCGCCCCGGGAGTACTGATTCTCCTTGCTCACCCCAGTCCCAGGCTCCCAGGAAGGCTTGCTTTGAGTCCCTTCTCTCCTGGGAGGCAACTGGGAACTCTTACCTCATCCTAACCCCGGGCATCACAACTTCTGGTCCCCCCTGTTCCCAGGAACCATCTCGTCCCCATGGTCCTCATTCTGTCCTTTCCTTCCGTTCACCCCTGGG includes:
- the NSUN4 gene encoding 5-methylcytosine rRNA methyltransferase NSUN4 isoform X1 — its product is MARSPSPLGKYRSDLACTPGSPPCRKGFSPFLNLELPLATGKGYSDHPVHTAGPNPGKRCNESSHPLDSPCFSRDPFSCLTGSPGISSMTGTSPCPPQPIPSPPPPSLPPPQPSSHSGRCSFESSSPLLERTYCREPCHSGSPLSGPYFEQFSMPGSPPLCQRTPYCSWMSPSRMRRPCLQGTYFDQHTNLCYSSGCPSAFGTRPATSFPLAHQSPGTSPVTSPQLTHVPLETGPMISPPPTRRTPGTCLTISPPLARRPVETSPMASPTPSHRVLETGLMISLPSHWSSGRSYNDPLLSPASSPPTGSFYHGSLKPLDSFEPKPQLDLPLEKNCCGSPLSSQAGMPGSPSSPQEGSYHYSHLSSEAYMPTPGSPCYAICLRPGSTDSPCSPQSQAPRKACFESLLSWEATGNSYLILTPGITTSGPPCSQEPSRPHGPHSVLSFRSPLGSQFISPPQSLPCRSYNEPPLPTPVSPQPKSSKSPKLRQSRTPHKCLSLVNTPQHTPSGQPKPAKAHTCPPPPSCLSGPSCMQPYITTPSNSSPKELPPRTTLPTVVPRTLKSVIPTSLPLCLPCDPVSPNSYAQSSPYGPSIGPPCNTHIHSVVPSTPHPCPLSGSLNHSTGPPPIVPLRDTYSTPRGPPQSRCQPVMPPCSTHIYSFIPLKTPFDPQSLPIVPRVRAYPDTVPCGLHIYTVASQGPCKEPLQIPYSCPLPSSKDSSCSTNPSCSLTIISECQSSDSESRSSHQSQSWSQSKSPHDGRSQSWSKSHHLSRSPSQKRSPYPSRNWGRSSNPQQNTSQGQSESPQLSINERQSESPQISRGQGKSKSL